TTAGGGGCAATGGAGTCGATCTCgtcgatgaagatgatggaggGCGCGTTCTTCTCGGCCTCCTCGAAGGCCTTCCTCAGGTTGCTCTCGCTCTCTCCAGCCATCTTGGACATTATCTCCGGGCCGTTGATAAGGAAGAAGAAGGCCCCGGTCTCGTTCGCCACCGCACGGGCGATCAACGTCTTGCCGGACCCGGGAGGGCCGTAGAGGAGGATGCCTTTGGGAGGCTTGACGCCAATGCTCTTGAAGATCTGCGGATGCCTGAGTGGCAGCTCGACGAGCTCCCTGATGAGAGTCAGCGGTTTCCCCATGCCACCCACGTCGTCGTAGCCGACGTCGTCGAGCCTCTCCTCATCCTCCCTCTTGACCGGCTCGCCCTCGCAGAATATCTCCGTGTCGGGCGCCATGATGCAGTACTCCACCGCAGGGTCCATCTCGATGACCTTGAACTCCACGCTCCGCATGCCACCACGCACGAGGAAGAGGTCGCCCTTGTGGACCGGGCGGTAGGCGTCCACGAAGTAGGGTTTGAGGTAGGCGTCGAAGAGGTTCCCCCCGATGCCCTCGATGGTGTCGTCCAACGGGAGGATGTGCACGCGCT
This Triticum dicoccoides isolate Atlit2015 ecotype Zavitan unplaced genomic scaffold, WEW_v2.0 scaffold10136, whole genome shotgun sequence DNA region includes the following protein-coding sequences:
- the LOC119342680 gene encoding cell division control protein 48 homolog A-like, translated to MASAAASKKAANRLVVEEAATNDDNSVCTLHPATMDKLSIFKGDIVLLKGKRRHSTVCMALPDDTCEGHKMRINKVARSNLRVRISDVVSVHQCHDVKYGKRVHILPLDDTIEGIGGNLFDAYLKPYFVDAYRPVHKGDLFLVRGGMRSVEFKVIEMDPAVEYCIMAPDTEIFCEGEPVKREDEERLDDVGYDDVGGMGKPLTLIRELVELPLRHPQIFKSIGVKPPKGILLYGPPGSGKTLIARAVANETGAFFFLINGPEIMSKMAGESESNLRKAFEEAEKNAPSIIFIDEIDSI